Within the Metasolibacillus fluoroglycofenilyticus genome, the region TTATATTACCGAAGGCGACACAAAAGTAAGGTGAGTAGTTAATGAAACGAGTGGGAATTTTAGGGGGCACATTCAACCCACCACATAACGGTCATTTGCTAATGGCGAATGAAGCTTTTCATGCGTTAAAGTTAGATGAGGTGCGCTTTATGCCGAATGCCATACCGCCACATAAAGAGGTACAGCTACTTGCAACAGATGAGCAGCGAATACAAATGCTTCAATTAGCAATTTCAGATGTACCTTATTTCAAGGTAGAGAAGAGCGAGCTGGAAAGTGGCGGCATATCCTATACGTATAATACAATGCACTTATTGCAGGAGCGCGAGCCTAATACGCGGTTTTATTTTATTATAGGTGGCGATATGATTGACAGCTTGCATACATGGTATCATATTGAGGAGCTTGTCACTTTTGTACAATTTGTAGGGATTAAACGACCAGGAACAGAAGCAACAACAACGTATCCAGTACAATTACTAGAGACACCTGAAATGAATTTGTCTTCTACAGTTATTCGCCAGCGCTGTCAAAATGGTGGGCCATTAAAGTATATTGTACCAGAGGCAGTAGAGGCATATATTCGAAAGGAAGGTCTTTATGGAGCGCGAAAAACTACTTGATGCAATAAAACCACGTATGCCAAAAAAACGTTATATTCATACAATTGGTGTAATGGAAACTGCGACTCAGCTAGCGAAGCGTTATAATGAAGATGCAAAAAAAGCAGAAGTAGCAGCGATTTTACATGATGTTGCAAAATATGCTGATGAGGAATGGATGCGAGAAATTGTTCGTACACATCAGCTAGGAAATGAATTGATTGCTTGGGGCACTGAAATTTTACATGGACCTGTCGGTGCGTGGATAGCGCAA harbors:
- a CDS encoding nicotinate-nucleotide adenylyltransferase, with amino-acid sequence MKRVGILGGTFNPPHNGHLLMANEAFHALKLDEVRFMPNAIPPHKEVQLLATDEQRIQMLQLAISDVPYFKVEKSELESGGISYTYNTMHLLQEREPNTRFYFIIGGDMIDSLHTWYHIEELVTFVQFVGIKRPGTEATTTYPVQLLETPEMNLSSTVIRQRCQNGGPLKYIVPEAVEAYIRKEGLYGARKTT